DNA from Paratractidigestivibacter faecalis:
CGGACCCTCGGCCTCGCCTCCGCCTCGTAGACCTTGCAGAAGTCGGCGAAGGTCATGTCCATGGCGTCATCCTTGAGGGCCTTGAAGTTCTTCTCCCACAGAAGCGCCTCGAGCTCGGTCTGGAACCCCTTCTTCGTCTTGTGCCGCTTGGCCCCGCGCGCGTCGCGGTAGTAGAACTGCACGTAGAAGAGCCCCGTCTTCTTGTCCTTATAGGCTGGCATCGTCCACCTCCGGGAAGTAGCGGGCCTCGAACAGGTCGCTGCGGACGCGTCCGCGGATCACCACGCGCCCAAGGGCCTCCTGCTCCTTGTTCATCTGGCGGATGACCTCGTAGGCGCTGCCTTTCTTGATCTTCAGGCGCTCCGCCACCTCGTTGGCGGTGAGCATGCTCGGCCTCGGTGTCTTTGCCACCGGCTGTTCCATCTTGGACCTCCTATCTATCCGTACGTATGCGTACGCTCGTATTCCCGAGAATAATCGTACGTATCTGTACTGTCAATAGAATTGCGTACAAACTCGTACGCTGATAGAATGGTCGCCGACGAAATCTATAGGAGGGCACATGGCGACAGGCGACAACATTCGGCGGCATCGCAAGGCGAAGGGCTTTACGCAGGCCCAGCTCGCCGATGCCGTAGGGCTCACCGAGGGTGCGATCAGGCACTACGAGAGCGGCATCCGCGCGGTTAAGCCCGAGCTGCTCGAGAAGATCGCGAAGGCGCTCGAGGTCTCCGAGGGCGCGCTCAAGGACTACGGCGTCGAGACGTCTCGAGACCTCATGGCCCTGCTGCTGCAGCTTGAGGAGGGCTACGGTTTCGTCCCCAGCGAGGACGGCATGGGCCTGGCGGTCGACCCCAGGGCGCCGCATGCCCCCAAGCTCGCGCAGTCGATCAAAACCTGGGCCGAAAAGCGTGCCGAGCTCGAGCGCGGCGAACTCGACGAGGACGCTTACGCCGGCTGGAAGGCCT
Protein-coding regions in this window:
- a CDS encoding helix-turn-helix domain-containing protein, producing MATGDNIRRHRKAKGFTQAQLADAVGLTEGAIRHYESGIRAVKPELLEKIAKALEVSEGALKDYGVETSRDLMALLLQLEEGYGFVPSEDGMGLAVDPRAPHAPKLAQSIKTWAEKRAELERGELDEDAYAGWKASF